From the genome of Drosophila melanogaster chromosome 2L, one region includes:
- the CG18266 gene encoding uncharacterized protein translates to MAFVARRSSDGSVVDRQQVSGREKVRPASQSDISDEDSESLLGYTNHTYGAPTVRYVGQGEDREAVEPQLDYEDFGDSLGDHADNSESETDSILSFCKELDEEEANDALLNGRMSFTDEKAKVEDKANADDVFHRVMNKGDEAAATDTETVMNFDHDVQSLSSLGSCTPTVTQRGEDVDNLDNISGRTFFKEEKSHSINTRTFCKDNNLDALSGRTFYKQASVKETNQGQISSRTYSLSSSGNNQNHDASSMSTCSWSDMYRGALQSTDGCTGMPPLSLASVVSDSSTCYKQLEEHKERPGPQAFEDWKARKAAEKQKNLLAAKQEREKREAEAALRQKYAQEHFQEWCRRKEEQQQQQRQKQKKSSTSSSSLGSVSSSSTAPTRKVSPENTKNRLQKWEQAKREQQQQEKQRLIRLQCNKQKLEEERRQRRQGAWQNWMKQVDKRAKPVPLNQGFDTLRGTISNIYINPVQWVSNIDPQDSGRSR, encoded by the coding sequence ATGGCCTTTGTAGCGCGTCGGAGTAGCGATGGCTCGGTGGTGGATCGTCAGCAGGTGTCTGGTCGGGAAAAAGTACGTCCAGCTTCCCAGTCGGACATTAGTGATGAGGATTCGGAGTCGCTGCTGGGCTATACAAACCACACCTATGGGGCTCCCACAGTGAGGTATGTTGGCCAGGGTGAAGATCGTGAAGCGGTGGAACCTCAGCTAGATTATGAGGATTTTGGGGATTCTCTGGGGGATCATGCCGACAATTCGGAAAGCGAGACGGATTCCATTTTGAGTTTCTGCAAGGAACTGGATGAGGAGGAGGCCAACGATGCATTGCTAAATGGCAGAATGAGCTTCACAGACGAGAAGGCGAAAGTTGAGGATAAAGCGAATGCAGATGATGTGTTTCACCGGGTCATGAACAAAGGCGATGAGGCGGCTGCCACGGACACGGAGACCGTGATGAACTTTGATCACGATGTGCAGAGCCTTAGCTCCTTAGGCAGCTGCACGCCAACGGTGACGCAACGCGGTGAGGATGTCGACAATTTGGACAATATCAGCGGCAGGACATTTTTCAAGGAGGAAAAATCGCACAGCATTAACACCAGGACCTTTTGCAAGGATAACAATCTGGATGCGCTGAGCGGCAGGACCTTCTACAAGCAGGCCTCCGTAAAGGAGACTAACCAGGGCCAGATTTCCAGTCGGACATACAGCCTGAGTAGCTCGGGCAACAATCAAAACCATGACGCATCCTCGATGTCCACCTGCAGCTGGTCGGACATGTACCGCGGTGCTCTGCAGTCCACCGATGGATGCACCGGTATGCCCCCTCTGAGCCTGGCCAGCGTCGTCTCTGACTCGTCCACGTGCTAcaagcagctggaggagcatAAGGAACGCCCTGGCCCGCAGGCCTTCGAGGACTGGAAGGCGCGAAAGGCCGCCGAGAAGCAGAAGAATCTGCTGGCTGCCAAACAGGAGCGCGAAAAGCGGGAGGCGGAGGCAGCACTGCGACAGAAATATGCCCAGGAGCACTTCCAGGAGTGGTGTCGTCgcaaggaggagcagcagcagcagcagcggcaaaagcaaaagaaatCCTCGACCTCTAGCTCCAGTTTGGGATCGGTTTCCAGCTCTAGCACCGCCCCTACAAGGAAGGTGTCTCCCGAGAACACAAAGAACCGTCTGCAGAAGTGGGAGCAAGCCAagcgggagcagcagcaacaggaaaAACAACGCCTGATCCGACTGCAGTGCAACAAGCAGAAACTGGAGGAGGAACGCCGTCAGCGCCGCCAAGGCGCCTGGCAGAACTGGATGAAACAGGTGGACAAGCGGGCCAAGCCGGTTCCCCTCAATCAGGGCTTTGACACGCTGCGCGGTACCATATCCAACATCTACATCAATCCCGTGCAATGGGTGTCCAATATCGATCCGCAGGATTCGGGGCGCAGTCGTTAG